A region of Ochotona princeps isolate mOchPri1 chromosome 2, mOchPri1.hap1, whole genome shotgun sequence DNA encodes the following proteins:
- the SMCP gene encoding sperm mitochondrial-associated cysteine-rich protein yields MCDQPKCNPCCPQKCNPCCPSKPPCCIQAKCCCLEAKPECTCLSKEPDPSSASTQEKGSQTQQPPQSPQPGNKTSPQGQRKPNK; encoded by the coding sequence ATGTGTGACCAACCGAAATGCAACCCCTGCTGCCCACAAAAATGCAACCCCTGTTGCCCATCCAAACCACCTTGTTGCATTCAGGCCAAGTGCTGTTGTTTGGAGGCCAAGCCTGAGTGCACCTGCCTGAGCAAGGAGCCTGATCCCTCATCAGCTTCAACTCAAGAGAAGGGCTCCCAAACGCAACAGCCACCCCAAAGTCCACAGCCTGGGAACAAGACATCCCCACAGGGACAGAGGAAGCCAAACAAGTAG